CTCAAAGGTGTACCTGCAAATTGACAACCGTGAATGCTCCCAGAGTTCAGTCGACTGTTTCTCCAACACAAATGAGGCTGCGTCCTTCCTCGCTGCAGCACACATCAAGGCTGAACTGCCTTACCCATTAGTGTCTGTTGACAGTAAGTCGTCAAGCAGTTCATTTAATTCAACCTTTAAATTGAAACTTAACTTCCATTACCCATTAGGCAAAAACCTAAATCAAAAGAAGAGTGCTAACAAGTGTTTGTATCTTCCAGGTAGCCCGCCTGTGCCTCCTGAGCCATCGTTTCTCATGTACATGATTGGAGTGGCGGTGGTTATTATTCTGCTCATCCTGGTGTTGGGGATGCTCGCAGCCAAGAGGAAGCATAAAAATGGTGTTCTGTGGCTGCCAGATGGCTTCATGGCCACTAAAAATGACAAGAGAAGAGAACCTGTCGGACAAGATGACTTTGACCTGAAGTGAGTGGGTGCACAGACAGCTTGTGTTAAAGAGCATCATGCTCACAGAGTTATGAAACAGAGAACAGCTGGAATAATGTAAGAAACAATTAGAGCATTACTGAAATTGTTTTCTGTCATATCAGGAATTTCAAGACCCAGGATGGAGCCCTGATTGATGGAAGTCAGAgtcaaagatggatggatgaagatgTCCCCTCCAAGAAACCAAGAGTAAGTGAATTGAGAAAGAAAACCAATAGTCCACATAAAGCTGATGTGTTGGAGCAGTTCAAATTGAAGTTGGgtgaaacaaatgtttaaaatacaaataagtgTTTTTGGTTGTTGGGAATTTAGTTTCAAGTTCTGTTGCTTCTTTATAGACCGAAGATAAGCCTTTGCTGCCCATCAATATGGATGGTGGGATTGACCAAAGGGAGTGGACCCTGCAGCACCGGAAGGCTGCTGACATTATGCTCACTCCCCCACAGGCCAACTCGGATGCTGACTGTCTGGATGTTAATGTCAAGGGACCTGGTGAGATAACTTAACCTCAAACCTTTTGAGACATGACTCCTTTTCAGTCTATTCTCTTGATTAACTTAATTCCTCTGTCAGATGGCTTCACTCCGCTGATGTTGGCATCGCTGCGTAACGGCGGAGGCCCGGACTGCAGCCTGCATgtagacgaggaggaggagagtgggggAGATGAACCAGGCCCAAGCGTCATTTCAGACCTGATCACTCAGGGTGCTTCACTAATGGCCCAGACCGACCGCACTGGAGAAACGGCCCTTCACCTGGCTGCTCGCTATGCCAGAGCTGATGCTGCCAAGAGACTGCTGGACGCTGGAGCAGACCCCAACGGCCATGATAACATGGGCAGAACTCCATTGCATGCTGCTGTGGCAGCTGATGCCCAGGGAGTCTTCCAGGTGAGATGACTGTCTGAGCTTGAATTTGATCAATAAACTTACAATTTATTTTGCTGATGCGTTTACCCAAAGcaacaataagtgcattcaaccatgagggttcaaacccagaagCACACGAATCAATCAAGAACAAGAATCaaagtacaattttcttcaCGAAAGCATCATTATTCATCAtctctgttgtttctgtatctTTGTCGTCTCCTAGATTCTGATCCGTAATCGTGCAACAGAACTAGATTCCAGGATGAATGACGGCACGACTCCCCTGGTCCTGGCAGCCAGGCTCGCTGTGGAGGGcatggtggaggagctgatcCACTGCCACGCTGACATTAACGCTGTCGACGACCACGGTCAGGAACCTTAAATGAATTAGTGAAATGTCCTTGTGTTGTACTGGAAGTCTGGTCAGCAATACAACTTGAACTGAATTCAACCTGTGGTATCAGCAAGATTAACCTGCTTGTTAAGCAAGACAAGTATCCAAATTTGACAGTAAATTTAAGTTTAGTTGAATGGCAATTTTTTATAAAGTTCTTGACCACaaaattttgtattatttttctctggttAACATGAATGTGCTTCTCTGTTATTTGTCACTTCTTTCAGGCAAGTCTGCTCTGCACTGGGCAGCTGCGGTTAATAACGTGGAGGCCACTCTCGTGCTTTTGAAGAACGGAGCAAACCGTGACATGCAAGACAATAAggtctgttcttcttctttttcaaaccctattctcattttgttttaaagttaCCTCACTGGAAAAGTGTTAAATTGAAATCTATAGCAGTATAAGTATTATATTAATGGTGCATCAGGAAGGAAGTATTAACCAAAAATACACAGATTTATTTCTTAAATGTAAAGTTTTAAGTTAAACCCCAAACAAAATTCAGCTTTTTGTGTATCGTGTATGTGTATTACTCATCACTCACTTCACATAGGATTGACtgtcatttaaacatcatgtcaTTAACCGGATGTCCTGTTGTCAAAGTTAAACTGCTGACCTGTGGTTGAATTGGAGAAAATTAACTAATCAGAGAGATGGCTAAAATCTCTTTAAACACagtaaattcaaatgaatatatttgtttgcCGTGCACGATGAGAGAAGAAATGGATCTGATATAAATGAGAGATTGTGCTGTTCGCAAGATGAAGTTGACACTTGACCTGGAGACTGGAggtgactgaggaggaggaggagggtctcAGTGAATCACTGAAACGACAGCAGACAGcgacagagaggagagcagattTAAATCCTGGCAGCAACAACATGATTGGATGATTGAAGATCTGATTGGATTACTGCAAACACCAAACAGTTAGCTGAttaggagaggtggagagggaggaagatgatTAGGAatgaagacagagaaagtcttCATGTTTGCACTTACACTGAGGCTCCTTTCTACTTTATTACTGCACATCCTTGAATAGACTGAATGTACTGAACTGCTTACCTACACATTGAAATTGGATTTCTACTCTGACATGTGCTGATAAACGTATTGTGTAtattatacatgtatttatccATTTGTGTGATTCCTACAGGAGGAGACCCCACTCTTCCTGGCAGCCAGAGAAGGCAGCTTCGAGGCAGCTCAGGTTCTTCTCGACCACTATTCAAACCGTGACATTACCGATCACCTGGATCGTCTGCCCCGTGACACTGCTCAAGAACGAATGCATCATGACATCGTTCGCCTGCTGGACCAGTACAATCTGGTTCACAGTCCACACAACGGGCCGAACCacatgggtggggggggaaacTCTGTTATGTGTGGTGCCAATGGAGCAGGCTTCATCGGCATGAGGCCTGGGCCACAGGGAAAGAAGAGCAGGAGGGGCGGAGGCGGAGCGAAGGTGGGAGGTGTTGGCGGGGTAGCTAAGGAGCTGAAGGACATGAAGGcgaagagaaggaagaagccTGCGGGAGGCGAGGGGCCgggtgtggctgcagggggaggCAGTGGGGGAGGTACAGCGGGAGGAGGGAGTGCGAACGGCgtcaaagcagcaggaggactCCCAGAGAGCTCTGTCACCATGTCACCTGTCGACTCACTGGAATCTCCACACTCGTACACAGGCGATGTGTCCGGCTCCGTCTCCTCAACAGCAaactctcctcccctcctgagCAGCCCCACATCCAGACCAATGCTGCCCCCCGTCAGCCACATGCTGGGGCAGCAGCCGGGCTGGGTGGGCATGGCCAAGCACGGCTACAGCGGTCACATGTTTGGCCTCGTACCGCACCAGATGGGGGGATCTCACCCAGGCATGGGCCAACACCACGGTCAGGGTGCGATGCTGACGCCCATGAACGTCACCatgagcagagagcagctgccGCCCATTGTCACCTTCCAGATGATGGCTCCCGGAGGAGGCCAGGCGATGATGAAGCAGCCTCAGCCAGGGCAAGTACAAGTCACACAATCCCAGGGGCAGAGCCAGATTCAGGCTCGCCCCCAGCAGGCATCAGGCCACCTCCGATGCAGCCAGGGAATGATGTACCAGATGCCTGAGCAGAGGAGCATGACGCACGGGCTCTCCCATTCCCTGCAGCATCCACATAACGTCGGCCACGGAGGGATCGAGGGCCAGCCTCGACCACTGCCCTCCTATCCGCCCATGCAGAGCCCTGTGGATAAATACCCCACGCCCCCCTCCCAGCACAGCTACGCCACCGCCGGTTCCGAGGGTACCACTCCCGGCCACTCTGCCCACCCGCCCAGCGAGCATCCATATCTCACCCCTTCACCGGAGTCGCCAGACCCTTGGTCGTCCTCTTCGCCGCACTCCAACTCAGACTGGTCTGACGTCACCACCAGCCCCACCCCTCTGGGGAACCCCCACCACGCACTGCCGTCAtcccgccacacacacattccagaGCAGGtgcaggtgcagcagcagtcGCAGCAGATGCAGCAGGCCTCTCAACAGCCTCAGCTCGGAAACATGCAGGTGTTTGCTTAGGCCAGCCAAGAGGAAAGCACCAATAGACGGACTTCAGGGTTCTCTGTAGTTTGAGTAACAACACATAATAATACATCCAGTGCTTTTCTCACCTCTCTTGTTAGTTCTCCTTGTATGTTCTTGATTTTTTATTATCGGTCACCTCCTCCTTTATtgtgttcctctcctctttgcaCTTAAGAAAACTGTGTGTATAGTTTATCTGTGTGTCTAAAAACGTCGAGTATTATCAGCTAGATATCAAACTTTCTCAACACCAAAAATTGTGGAGTCAATCGTGAGCTaaaattcagtttttctgtgTAGTTACTTCAACCCTCTGCTATCTGAGTcaggactttttctttttgggcCTTGACACCAAACACAAACTTTTTATCGAGGGATCATCGCGGAACTGTTGACCGCTGATCAGCTGGAGTTTCATAAGAGAAACAGACTGTTGAGATGGACTGCAGACGTTCTGCATCGACTTTGgaggacatttttatttcttcctgTTATGTGCTATCTTTATGTTGTTTAATGTGATGAGCCTGCCGATACTAACTTTTTAATACGATGGGTCACATTAAGTTAAGCTTTTATtctcaaagcaaaacaaactcGTTTTTgccttaatgtttttttatcatgcatttttgttttactgtgcTAAAGGGCAACTTTTATAAAAGACTGTTGCTTGCTAAGGAAGACGAACACCGAGGAAATGACACAGTAGAAAGACCTGCACAGAGGCAACTTTTTACTACATAACAGGCAATGTATTATATATGTTGAAGACAGTTACTGGTACAGAAATATAGAAAGTGttgattttaaaacataatCAGAGTTTGTCACAGATGGTGCCACTATAGGCTTGAGACATTTTCCCAAACAGATTTGCTCCGTCACACTTTTTGGTACTGTTGTGCCACCAGGTTTAGTTTGTTGTATGATGTACATAGACTTTGttcttgtgtctttttttttttttttacatgaatacTGTTCGCACTTCTTCTATGATTCTGAATGTTACAGAGGTGCATGTTTCTAACTTTAAACTCCCTCTTTTCTAAATAGTTTCTCTTTCAAAATCATTTAACCAACTACAATCAGTGTAACTCTGCACCTTTTAAATTCTCATGATTCATAAACCAAGTCTCTGGGTGAGTACagtttaataatgtttttttgttatctttCTTCTTAAAGTAGATGTTGAGCATAGCTTTGTGTGACTGCTCTATGAACACGGACAATCATTCactgttttacatttgaaacaTCAGTGTTTTTAAGACCAAATTTTGTTTGATTCAGACAAAAAATGTACATTGAGTCCAAATtcctgttaataataataatgatctaTAAAAAGCGTTACTCTAAGCACAAGCAACCTGTAGCAGGAAAGGTTCCCTTTGTTTCGAATAATTACTTTAACATCTGTAAAGAAACCAAATTATTAATCTTTCATTGATAGTCCCAGTGCCTGCTTAGGCCTTTACTCTCTGTGCTAGGGATATCCCTGCAGTTTCACATACACATGCTGTACATGGAGACGTCAGTCAACAGGATTTTCTTCTCTCACAAGTATCAAGCGTTTTAGCTCCGTACATATGCAAGGCTGTGTTTATGTTctgtatataaaatgtttttttgtactttCTTCTGTTAACCAAATACCCTATAATATACATGTCATATGAAGTAGTCACCATGTTTGTATACGATAGAAGACTAAAACTGATGAAATAAGTTGTCTGttggaaaaaataaaccaaatgatCAACCAAAAACGTGCTTACTGAAATAAAGCCCAGATCCTGATCGATTTCTGCTCTTCAGTCTTATTTGATGTAGCTACTGTGTTCATCATGTTCTTGTGTTCATTTTTCATAGATTTTTCAATTGTTTCTCAATTAGACCTTTGAAGGATCCTGTTCAATCACACATCAGGTTGATAAGGGCTCAGTCCTTTAAAATATGACTTTTTATTTGTAAGGCAAACAACAACGTAACAACTTGGTTCTTTcagtaaatattgtttttctgaGAAGTATCGGCTTCCTCTCCACAGTTACTCCAATACAACAAATTAATATAGGGTTGATGGGTACTTACAGGATGTAGTTTgataaattgtaaataaatacatttatatttctcccttctagtcttgatgacacaTTTAGACAGTGCATCTATGTACAGCATTTGTTGTGTCTTACAGATCTCATACACTGCCAACACGATTTGGGGATTCAGAATCAGGCACATTGAGACAGAGTGGGGGAAACTGGGATCGAACAGCCAACCCCCTGGTTATTGGACAAACCGCCTtgtctcctgagccacagccaccggTGTATCAGACATGTTCTGGTGTAAATTGGGTCCATGGATCTGAAATAACTTGAACGACATGATAACAAACCATCAAAGTAGAATTTTAGTGtttcaggcttttattttttaaattggcTCAAAAAGACCAAAAATCTTCTAatgaataaagatgaacaatTGCCTAATAGTCTGGTTATTAAAGGGATACTTCTCCTAAAATGTTTGCTAATGAGTCctaaaaacacttttggagttagGGGGCTAAACAGCATTGCcgccaaatccaaaacaattgaaTCGAATGGTCACCATGGCTGTTCGTCACGTTCCCTTTTGGGCGAGAGAAACATGAAGGCCACTCTGGGCTGAGGATAACAGAAGACATTCAGGctgaaaacatggtgtaaattctGCTGTATcgaattgaatttgaatgtcggggcttccgGGGAGACTTGGATGACACCAtgggagcagtatggaggcattctTTGCTGCTTTTTCCCGtttattacatttgaagaaCTGATCTCCACTTACTAGagttgttttggatttggcCGCAACGCCGTTCACCcttgaaactccagaagtgatttgtggactcaaacccttTCACTCGCCCCTCCATCgacacagtggtgagtagataatgagtgcactTTCATTTTTTGAGTGAACGATCCCTTAAAACCTCTTATTACTCCATTAGTCAGCTGATGATCcgaaaacaaaagataaaacatAGACTGTAAGTAAAAGAGGCTGATACGAATGAGCAGTGCAGTTTTTTTCCGGACCTGCGGGTGTCGCTGACGCCAACAGGGAGCTttgattgaaaaaaagaagaagaaccctGTACACGGAAGTTCCTCCGAACTTCATGCATGTCAGAGATCGTCTCCCTCGCTCGCCTCTTCCTCGCTGTTTGAATCCGGGTTTTGCTGTGACAGCGGGTGACAGCGGGATGGCGGAGCGAGCTATGGCGGTGTGTGGGAGAGCCCAAGCCGGCGGGGAGCCGGAGTGAGCGCACATTAGATCCGCGAAGCTCAGCGGTCAATGGACTCCAGGAGCTGAGGTCCTTGACACCTGGGTCGAGCCTCCAGTACCTGgactgagacagacacagaggacaggAAGCTTTTAGTTTCCACCAGAGACATTTGGCTTCGTCTGTCAAGTTGCTGTCGAGGCGCCAttgaaggaaagaaggaaagaaggaaagagaggagggtgagagcTGCGACTAAAATCCTTTTTCACTGTCTAAACACCTGCTTGCATTCCTCACTGTGGTTCTGTATTTATCCTCCAACATGAAGTTAATCCCCAAACTACACACGCTGCATCTTTTAAAATCGTATTTCCTCCCTCTCCGTGGCCAGCTACCCACCGACAAGGGGCCATGGCTTCTACCCGGCTGAAGTACCTGTCTCTGGGCGTGCTGGTGTTCCAGACCACCTCCCTGGTGCTCACCATGCGGTACTCCCGCACCCTGCAGTCCGAGGGCCCGCGGTACCTGGCCTCCTCCGCTGTGGTGGCGGCCGAGGTCATGAAGATCATCGCCTGTGTGCTGCTCGTCTTCAAGGAGCACAGTGAGTCTGCATCCCCTGCACGGCTGCGAGTAACCCCCTGGTGATCATATTAGATTGGTCCATTGATAATGTTATTTAAAGAGGGTCAGAACTAAGTTGAAACTATGTATTTttgattgattgtgttgtttctaaTCAACCATGCAATACTGTTAAATAGAATGACACTGCATAGATATCGGTTccaaaaacacatatttttaaCATCAAGCTCCATGAATGATTCCCTTGGAAATCTGTGATAAAGTCCTATCCACAATtacatttcatgttttctttgatCCATACCTTATcactccaccaagtttcatagtaTCTGTCATCtagattttgtgtaatgctgctcactaacaatcaaacaaacaaaccaagctgatgaaaacattacctccttggGTGAAGGAAATAAACATCAACATTGATTAACAACAGATACACCAAAACCTCACACATACTTTCTTTTACTGAAATTGTATCCAAAACTATAGCACATACCCacaccgaggcccaacagtccccttaaatttaattaaactgcACCAAACTTCACAAAATCATTGAAATCAGTTCCCTTAACATGTTTCATCAATAGCCATGAATTTTACTatgagaaatctgtgaaaatgtcaaataacaTCCGATCACAACGTTgcaaacagtgaaaataaatcctggatttGTGCCAAAATTAAAGATGGTCCCTCTCTGCCCCCGtcccatctttccaccaagtttacaAGAAATCCATTTGGTGGTTTTAATGTAAtcaggcaaacaaacaaaccaaccaactggcaggggagaaaacataacctccttggtggagataataccacagagaaaacatttcagGCGCTCCGTCGTCTTTTCTTTATTGTGAACATGCAGAAATCTACAGATGTACATTCacagtacacatacacacagacttgAGTAAAATTTCCGATGACGTGGTTGTTTTCACTCCTCAGATTACAGTTTAAGAGCTCTGAACATCATCCTGCGCCAGGAAATCCTCCAAAAACCCATAGAAACACTGAAGCTGGCGATCCCCTCTGGGATCTACACCCTGCAGAACAACCTGCTGTACGTCGCCCTGTCAAACCTCGACGCAGCCACATACCAGGTACAGCATGagagcaggtttttttttttaaaccacaggTGGACAATGAGATGACCTGAAACACGCAGAAGAGctcttgtgtctctctgagcctTTTAGCAATAAGCACATCATTCTTGTACATGggttattttgttattgtttacagTTTTCTCCACTTTGCCTCCATCAGGTGACGTACCAGCTGAAGATCTTGACCACAGCCCTGTTCTCCGTGTCCATGCTGGGCCGCAGGCTGGGCATCTACCAGTGGCTCTCTCTACTCATTCTTATGGCAGGAGTGGCTCTCGTGCAGGTCTGGTACAACTTCCAAGTCTGTTGAATGTTAAAATCTGTCTTCACCATCCCAAGAAACACAGAATATCTTCTTAATGTTAAACCCAAAGACGTCTGTGAGTGCTTGTTATGAGCAGGAGCATTTAAATTAAGCCTTTTATTCCATTAGTAATTAGCATATGACGCATATCAGTACAGTTTCCTTACTGTATTTGCACTGCGAGCAGTGCTTGTTTCCGAATTCCTTCCATTGAAGAATTATGCAGAACACTGTGCTGTTGGGAAACTTCTTTGTTGCCTTTTCAGGTCAGTGTCTCTGAGCTCGGCAGGCAGCTCCTTCGAGGCTCGCCTGTAGCTCTGATATGCGTCATCAGCTGTACAGCGCAGGCAGCTGTGTGCCTGTGCAAATCATAAATCATGCCATAGAACTCACATCGGCCCGAGTACAATGAGGATGTGCAAGAGCAACGGTTGGTGCCTCAACACTTTCCAAGTGCACTTAAGTAAATACTGAAGACAAGAAGGGCTGGCTTTGATGTTTAAATATTTGCACTCTGTGAATGGCATGCTGATGAATgataatgtgtaaaaaaaaatagataaacgGTTGCACaatcacatcctcctcctccttggcAAAACAATGGAGGTGCCAGTCAGTTGATATGATACCGGACATGGTCTTAGTGCTGTGTGTGATCTCGCACGGGcacacagtggaggaggaggaggaggagggggggacaCCGTCATAGCAGGATCGAACAGAAAGAAACCCCTTATCGTTCTGTGTTCCTGGGCCGAGTGCAGGAAGGAAACTGGTTTATCCTCTTTGGTATCACAACCAAATTGGGCGTGCACCCGGAGTGACTGCTCCGTTTGGAAACAGTAtcactgacaaaaaaacaaagagccaATGAGCAACGGATCTGATAAGAATTAGGTGGTTTCAATAATGCAGggtttcattttcacttttcattttctaggTTTGTGGTGTTCATTTGCACTTCACTTAATGAAATTAATTTTAACAACATCTTGTTTATCtatatacataaacatacacagctacaatatatttatttacaggtCCCTTagatcctttttctttcttttgcatTAACACCATGTTTTTTGGCTTACTGCTGCACATAACACAGGAAATCACACCGAAGCATTTTTACAAATCGGCAAAGTATTAAAACGCTTGTTGGTGATTTTCATGTTTCAGCTTCACAGACTTCTAGATCTATATCTCGGTATCTCCGTCTGCTGATGAAATCAGAGGATACGGTTGAAAAGACAATTTGGGAAATGAAATGGATTAGATTAAACCACATGACTCCACGGTTGATAATGAGCTTTCAACCTTGTGTTTTATTCGAATCTACACATTTGTCTTGTGCTTGCAGTGGCCCTCTGACTCTGCTGCTCCGTCTGACAAAGAGGTGGAGGAAACGTCCACAGGCTTCATCGGAGTGGCAGCCGTCCTGGTGGCGTGCTGCTCCAGTGGCTTCGCTGGCGTCTACTTTGAGAAGATTCTGAAGGAGAGCAAACAGAGCGTGTGGGTCCGCAACATCCAGCTGGGTCAGTATTAATCAGTCTGTCTGGTGTTGGCAGGTGTTTGTTAGTGTAAATCAATATACTGAAGAGAAGTGTTCAAACGCTGTCGACAGAAATACAAACTTAACCTTTACAAGCATTTTAAGCATTTTTTGATTAATGCACATTCGTCCATGAGGACGATTGAAACAGGCCCCTGCACCAGGTTTCTGCAGGGAACTCTCTTGCACAGTTTTCTTCCCTGCACTGAAATCCAGCTgggcttttttgtttttcttttttttttcagcctgcGATACATTCCTGCTAAGATGAATGTTCCcgtctgatttatttttacccTGGAACGTGTGAGGCATGTGATATGTCTCCTGCAATCCCTGGTGTGAGCGTGGAGCTTTTTCACCTGCATTAC
The nucleotide sequence above comes from Platichthys flesus chromosome 9, fPlaFle2.1, whole genome shotgun sequence. Encoded proteins:
- the slc35a3a gene encoding solute carrier family 35 member A3a, whose protein sequence is MASTRLKYLSLGVLVFQTTSLVLTMRYSRTLQSEGPRYLASSAVVAAEVMKIIACVLLVFKEHNYSLRALNIILRQEILQKPIETLKLAIPSGIYTLQNNLLYVALSNLDAATYQVTYQLKILTTALFSVSMLGRRLGIYQWLSLLILMAGVALVQWPSDSAAPSDKEVEETSTGFIGVAAVLVACCSSGFAGVYFEKILKESKQSVWVRNIQLGMFGLVFGLFGMMTYDGERVKESGMFQGYNKVTWAVVALQALGGLVIAAVIKYADNILKGFATSLSIIMSTVISYFWLQDFDPTGVFFLGAILVITATFLYGYEGKSSPNPSRA